Proteins found in one Nostoc sp. NIES-3756 genomic segment:
- a CDS encoding type IV pilus twitching motility protein PilT — translation MEMMIEDLMEQMIEMGGSDLHLSAGLPPYFRISGKLTPIGEEVLTADQCQRLIFSMLNNSQRKTLEQTWELDCSYGVKGLARFRVNVYKERGAYAACLRALSSKIPNFEKLGLPDVVREMCDKPRGLILVTGPTGSGKTTTLAAMIDLINRTKAEHILTVEDPIEFVYEPIKSLVHQRQLGEDTKSFANALKAALREDPDIILVGEMRDLETISLAISAAETGHLVFGTLHTSSASQTVDRIIDVFPHERQTQVRVQLSNSLVAVFSQTLVPKKNPKPGEYGRIMAQEIMIVTPAISNLIREGKTSQIYSAIQTGGKLGMQTLEKVLADYYKAGTISFEAAMSKTSKPDEIQRLIGGSAPPPAAGAKPGAVKAH, via the coding sequence ATGGAAATGATGATCGAAGATTTGATGGAGCAGATGATTGAAATGGGTGGCTCGGATCTACACCTATCCGCAGGTTTACCACCTTATTTCCGCATTAGTGGGAAGCTCACACCAATAGGTGAAGAGGTACTCACTGCTGACCAGTGCCAAAGGCTGATTTTTAGTATGCTCAATAACAGCCAACGCAAAACCTTAGAACAGACTTGGGAGTTAGATTGTTCTTATGGTGTCAAGGGTTTGGCTCGTTTCCGGGTGAATGTATATAAAGAGCGTGGTGCTTATGCTGCTTGTTTACGGGCGCTGAGTTCTAAAATTCCTAACTTTGAAAAATTGGGTTTGCCTGATGTAGTACGGGAAATGTGCGACAAACCCAGAGGTTTGATTCTCGTAACAGGGCCAACAGGTTCTGGTAAAACGACCACTCTAGCGGCAATGATTGATTTAATTAACCGCACTAAAGCAGAGCATATTCTTACCGTAGAAGACCCCATTGAATTTGTTTACGAACCAATTAAAAGCTTAGTTCACCAACGTCAATTAGGTGAAGATACAAAAAGTTTTGCCAATGCTTTAAAAGCTGCATTACGGGAAGATCCAGATATTATTCTGGTGGGTGAAATGCGTGATTTGGAAACTATTTCTTTGGCAATTTCCGCAGCAGAAACCGGACACTTAGTCTTTGGGACACTACACACCAGTTCAGCCTCTCAAACTGTTGACCGGATTATTGACGTTTTTCCTCATGAAAGACAAACCCAAGTGCGGGTGCAGTTATCGAACTCTTTAGTTGCAGTATTTAGCCAAACTTTAGTACCTAAGAAAAACCCCAAACCGGGTGAATATGGCCGCATCATGGCGCAGGAAATTATGATTGTTACTCCTGCTATTTCTAACCTAATTCGTGAAGGTAAAACCTCCCAGATTTACTCAGCAATTCAAACTGGCGGTAAGTTGGGAATGCAAACTTTAGAGAAGGTTTTAGCTGATTATTACAAAGCAGGAACTATCTCTTTTGAAGCTGCGATGTCTAAAACCTCTAAACCAGATGAAATTCAACGTCTCATTGGTGGTTCTGCTCCACCACCCGCCGCAGGAGCTAAACCTGGAGCAGTCAAAGCACACTAA
- a CDS encoding GspE/PulE family protein: MTQSSPQRRSTALTTRTEFSPFGTKLVQSGYVNTEQMRQALIESRKSGRPLTDVLESITGRQLSPEFLRQYKKQQLFELKILYGVESLDPEVNSVGNTMVGNLIETLIPVDICRRHRLVPLSRNDEHNPPYILVAMVSPDNLEASDDLNRILRPQGLSLQRMVITQEDYQQLINQYLDELAVRQKHLEQEKFTDINQDLENLGNLDLEDAPDDMEADLGSAMKGAEDAPVINLVNRILAKALHEKVSDIHVEPQEENMRIRFRKDGVLREAFPPLPKKIIPAVTARFKIISNLDIAERRLPQDGRIRRMFEGRKVDFRVNTLPSRYGEKVCLRILDNSSTQLGLDKLITDPETLNIVKDMVSKPFGLILVTGPTGSGKTTSLYSALSEKNSPGINISTVEDPIEYSLPGITQVQVIREKGLDFATALRAFLRQDPDVLLVGETRDKETAKTAIEAALTGHLVLTTLHTNDAPGAIARLGEMGIEPFMVSSSLIGVLAQRLMRRVCPDCRIAYNPTPEELARYGLSASQEISVTFYKANTVPSEAIAEAKAKNELCPACNGAGYRGRCGVYEVMKISENLQTLINEEAPTERIKEVAVEEGMKTLLAYSLDLVRQGSTTLEEVERVTFTDTGLEAELKAKRKSGLTCRTCSAQLQPEWLDCPYCMTPRFQD, translated from the coding sequence ATGACTCAATCGTCACCACAACGGCGCAGCACCGCTCTAACTACGAGAACAGAGTTTTCACCTTTCGGTACTAAATTAGTACAATCTGGCTACGTTAATACCGAACAGATGAGGCAAGCGCTGATTGAAAGTCGCAAGTCTGGTAGACCCTTAACAGACGTTTTGGAGTCAATCACTGGACGACAGCTATCACCCGAGTTCCTCAGACAGTATAAGAAACAGCAATTATTTGAATTAAAAATCCTATACGGTGTTGAATCTCTCGATCCGGAGGTCAACAGTGTGGGTAACACGATGGTGGGTAATCTGATTGAAACCCTCATCCCAGTAGATATTTGTCGCCGTCACCGTTTAGTACCGCTATCTAGGAATGATGAACACAACCCGCCCTACATTTTAGTGGCGATGGTTTCTCCAGATAATTTGGAAGCGTCAGATGACTTAAACCGCATCTTGCGCCCTCAAGGTTTGTCATTACAGCGTATGGTAATTACCCAGGAAGATTACCAACAGCTAATTAACCAATATTTGGATGAGTTGGCAGTACGGCAAAAGCACCTGGAACAAGAAAAATTTACAGATATTAATCAGGATTTAGAAAATCTCGGCAATCTCGACCTAGAAGATGCGCCTGACGATATGGAGGCTGATTTAGGTTCAGCAATGAAAGGTGCGGAAGATGCGCCGGTCATTAACCTTGTCAATAGAATTTTGGCAAAAGCATTGCACGAGAAGGTTTCCGATATCCATGTGGAACCGCAAGAAGAAAATATGCGTATTCGCTTTCGCAAGGATGGTGTACTAAGGGAGGCTTTTCCACCTCTACCGAAAAAAATTATCCCTGCGGTAACGGCGAGATTTAAAATTATCTCTAACTTAGATATTGCCGAGCGACGCTTACCCCAAGACGGACGTATTCGCCGGATGTTTGAAGGACGTAAGGTAGACTTCCGAGTTAATACCTTACCTAGTCGCTATGGAGAAAAGGTTTGTCTGCGGATTTTGGACAACTCTTCTACCCAATTGGGGTTGGATAAGTTGATTACTGACCCAGAAACTTTAAATATTGTCAAAGATATGGTCAGTAAGCCCTTTGGTTTGATTTTAGTAACGGGGCCGACTGGTTCAGGTAAGACGACCTCCTTATATTCGGCGCTATCGGAGAAGAACTCACCAGGGATTAACATTAGTACTGTAGAAGACCCGATTGAATATAGTTTGCCAGGGATTACCCAGGTGCAGGTAATACGGGAGAAGGGACTAGATTTTGCCACGGCGTTACGGGCATTTTTGCGACAAGACCCGGATGTGCTACTGGTAGGTGAAACGCGAGATAAAGAAACAGCAAAAACAGCGATTGAAGCTGCTTTAACGGGTCACTTGGTATTAACTACATTACATACCAACGATGCTCCTGGTGCGATCGCTCGTTTGGGAGAAATGGGTATTGAACCATTCATGGTTTCCAGTTCTCTAATTGGGGTATTGGCACAACGTCTGATGCGGCGTGTGTGTCCTGATTGCCGGATTGCTTACAACCCCACACCCGAAGAACTTGCCCGTTACGGGCTGTCTGCTTCTCAGGAAATTTCTGTCACTTTTTATAAGGCTAACACCGTACCATCAGAAGCGATCGCTGAAGCTAAAGCCAAAAATGAGCTTTGCCCAGCTTGCAATGGTGCAGGCTACAGAGGACGTTGCGGAGTCTATGAAGTGATGAAGATTTCCGAAAATCTGCAAACTCTCATCAACGAAGAAGCACCTACAGAACGTATCAAAGAAGTAGCCGTAGAAGAAGGGATGAAAACTTTGTTGGCTTATAGCTTAGACCTAGTGCGCCAAGGTTCCACCACCTTAGAAGAAGTAGAACGGGTAACATTCACAGACACAGGTTTAGAAGCTGAGTTAAAAGCCAAACGCAAGAGCGGTCTTACCTGCCGGACTTGCAGCGCCCAACTACAACCAGAATGGCTAGATTGTCCCTACTGTATGACACCGAGATTTCAAGATTAG